Proteins co-encoded in one Siniperca chuatsi isolate FFG_IHB_CAS linkage group LG11, ASM2008510v1, whole genome shotgun sequence genomic window:
- the eef1a1a gene encoding elongation factor 1-alpha 1a, translated as MGKEKLHINIVVIGHVDSGKSTTTGHLIYKCGGIDKRTIEKFEKEAAEMGKGSFKYAWVLDKLKAERERGITIDISLWKFETSKYYVTIIDAPGHRDFIKNMITGTSQADCAVLIVAAGVGEFEAGISKNGQTREHALLAYTLGVKQLIVGINKMDSTEPNYSQKRYEEIVKEVSTYIKKIGYNPDTVAFVPISGWNGDNMLEPSPNMTWFKGWKINRKEGNASGTTLLEALDAIQSPSRPTDKPLRLPLQDVYKIGGIGTVPVGRVETGVLKPGMVVTFAPVNVTTEVKSVEMHHEALTEALPGDNVGFNVKNVSVKDVRRGNVAGDSKNDPPQEAANFTAQVIILNHPGQISTGYAPVLDCHTAHIACKFAELKEKIDRRSGKKLEDNPKSLKSGDAAIVDMIPGKPMCVESFSEYPPLGRFAVRDMRQTVAVGVIKGVEKKVSTTGKVTKSAQKAQRNK; from the exons ATGGGTAAGGAGAAACTCCACATCAACATTGTCGTGATCGGCCATGTGGACTCTGGCAAGTCCACCACCACGGGCCACCTCATCTACAAGTGTGGGGGCATTGACAAGAGAACCATCGAGAAGTTTGAAAAGGAAGCTGCTGAG ATGGGCAAGGGGTCGTTTAAGTACGCCTGGGTGCTGGACAAGCTGAAGGCAGAAAGGGAGCGTGGCATTACCATCGACATCTCACTGTGGAAGTTTGAAACCAGCAAGTACTACGTGACCATCATCGATGCGCCAGGTCATAGGGACTTCATCAAGAATATGATCACTGGGACCTCCCAG GCAGATTGTGCTGTGCTGATTGTGGCAGCTGGCGTGGGAGAGTTCGAGGCAGGTATTTCCAAGAATGGACAGACCCGTGAGCATGCCCTCCTGGCCTACACTCTGGGAGTAAAGCAGCTCATTGTGGGCATCAACAAGATGGACTCCACCGAGCCAAATTACAGCCAGAAGCGTTATGAGGAAATCGTGAAGGAAGTGAGCACCTACATCAAGAAGATTGGCTACAATCCAGACACCGTTGCCTTTGTACCCATTTCAGGCTGGAACGGAGACAACATGCTTGAACCTAGCCCCAAT ATGACATGGTTTAAGGGGTGGAAGATCAATAGGAAAGAAGGCAATGCATCGGGGACCACACTACTGGAGGCTCTGGATGCTATCCAGTCTCCCTCCCGTCCAACAGACAAACCTCTACGTCTGCCCCTGCAAGATGTCTACAAGATAGGAG GTATTGGAACAGTGCCTGTAGGCCGTGTTGAAACGGGTGTTCTAAAGCCTGGCATGGTGGTGACCTTTGCCCCTGTCAATGTAACTACTGAGGTGAAGTCTGTGGAGATGCACCATGAGGCGCTGACTGAGGCCCTCCCTGGTGACAACGTGGGCTTTAACGTCAAGAATGTGTCTGTCAAGGACGTTCGCCGTGGCAATGTGGCTGGCGATAGCAAGAACGACCCACCGCAGGAAGCTGCCAACTTCACTGCGCAG GTGATCATCCTCAACCACCCAGGCCAGATCAGTACTGGTTATGCTCCTGTGCTGGACTGTCACACAGCTCACATTGCATGCAAGTTCGCAGAGCTCAAGGAAAAAATTGATCGCCGCTCAGGCAAGAAGCTGGAAGACAACCCCAAATCCCTCAAGTCTGGAGATGCTGCCATTGTGGATATGATTCCTGGCAAGCCAATGTGTGTTGAGAGCTTCTCTGAGTACCCTCCACTTG GTCGTTTTGCGGTGCGTGACATGCGTCAGACTGTGGCCGTCGGCGTGATTAAGGGTGTGGAGAAGAAGGTCTCCACCACTGGTAAAGTTACCAAGTCCGCCCAGAAAGCCCAGAGGAACAAATGA
- the cgasa gene encoding cyclic GMP-AMP synthase, translated as MERFHSSHCTIMTGRGRPHKAKSPNTKCAKSKPRPEEMKQVTLPRCPRKDFTEKRQNGTTKEEKPKEQKKANHTEEKPSVQNAEMTKTQPGRPKDTTKDSLKTTKGKKCGVKAKSPERFSEEMAKTQPKAPKETTKVKTTEAKTCAGKAKSPDNFTKTTMKMHPETPKDTTKEEKPKEQKKANHTEEKPSVQNAEITKTQPGRPKDTTKDSLKTTKGKKCGVRAKSPEQFSGEMAKMQPKAPKDTTKVKTTMKMHPETPKDTTKACIPKDRCENKAEVDSLLYTTLEKLKIKRNERAGAAEVINEVIHNIITHLKQTDCFKEVEEPLRTGSYYENLKISNPDEFDVMLPIPVDRVDIKPFGDDGAFYSVALKRGKSPLQKFQENSILSASKMLKEFREEVKKSVKKFTKWEVTIKKKGCPAVTLITKLQSVTISLDVVLSIVVKSSWPPFTKDGLKIEGWLGAKVKQQHKRKPYYLVPKYEGRGAVENDGVLAKDIWRVSFSHIEKAIMMNHGSEKTCCEKGGARCCRKDCLKLLKHLLSLLKEKDSTFDKFCSYHVKTTFLHACCSRTKDSDWMASNLSHCFQLLLQDFVAHLERRLLCNFFIPSQNLLSSLSQTRCNNLARCISEECDKGFPIFK; from the exons ATGGAGCGGTTTCATTCCTCTCATTGCACCATCATGACTGGTAGAGGGAGACCACACAAGGCAAAAAGTCCTAACACTAAGTGTGCCAAGAGTAAACCTAGACCTGAGGAAATGAAACAAGTAACTCTGCCCAGATGTCCAAGGAAAGACTTCACAGAAAAGAGGCAGAATGGCACCACGAAGGAAGAGAAACCAAAGGAGCAGAAAAAGGCAAACCACACTGAGGAGAAGCCATCTGTACAGAACGCGGAGATGACGAAGACACAGCCAGGGAGACCAAAGGACACCACAAAGGATTCTCTAAAGaccacaaaaggaaaaaaatgtggtGTGAAGGCCAAATCACCAGAACGATTTTCAGAGGAAATGGCAAAGACGCAGCCAAAGGCACCGAAGGAAACCACAAAGGTAAAGACCACTGAAGCAAAAACATGTGCTGGCAAAGCCAAATCACCAGACAATTTCACAAAGACGACAATGAAGATGCATCCAGAGACACCTAAGGACACCACAAAGGAAGAGAAACCAAAGGAGCAGAAAAAGGCAAACCACACTGAGGAGAAGCCATCTGTACAGAACGCGGAGATAACAAAGACACAGCCAGGGAGACCAAAGGACACCACAAAGGATTCTCTAAAGaccacaaaaggaaaaaaatgtggtGTGAGGGCCAAATCACCAGAACAATTTTCAGGGGAAATGGCAAAGATGCAGCCAAAGGCACCGAAGGATACCACAAAAGTAAAGACCACAATGAAGATGCATCCAGAGACACCTAAGGACACCACAAAGGCTTGTATACCAAAAGACAGGTGTGAAAACAAAGCTGAAGTGGACTCTCTCCTCTACACAACTCTGGAAAAATTGAAGATTAAGAGGAACGAAAGAGCAGGTGCAGCAGAAGTCATCAATGAAGTAATACATAATATCATCACGCATTTGAAACAGACTGACTGCTTTAAAGAAGTAGAAGAGCCACTACGTACTGGCAGTTACTATGAAAATCTAAAG ATTTCTAATCCTGATGAATTTGATGTCATGCTGCCTATTCCTGTTGACCGAGTGGACATCAAACCATTTGGAGATGATGGAGCCTTTTACAGTGTGGCATTAAAACGTGGCAAGAGCCCTCTGCAAAAATTTCAAGAGAACAGCATTTTATCTGCCAGTAAAATGCTCAAGGAGTTCAGAGAAGAAGTGAAGAAAAGTGTCAAGAAATTTACGA AATGGGAGgtgacaataaagaaaaaaggctGCCCCGCAGTGACCTTGATCACAAAACTACAATCAGTCACCATTTCACTGGATGTCGTTCTCAGTATTGTGGTTAAATCAAGCTGGCCACCTTTCACCAAAGACGGTCTTAAAATAGAGGGCTGGCTAGGAGCAAAAGTAAAGCAGCAACACAAGCGAAAGCCATATTATCTTGTCCCAAAATATGAAGGCAGGGGTGCAGTGGAAAACGATGGGGTCCTTGCTAAGG ATATTTGGCGGGTTTCTTTTTCTCATATTGAGAAGGCCATAATGATGAATCACGGATCAGAGAAAACATGCTGCGAAAAAGGCGGCGCACGCTGCTGCAG GAAGGACTGTTTGAAGCTCCTAAAGCACCTTCTCAGTCTGCTAAAGGAAAAGGACTCTACATTTGACAAGTTCTGCTCCTACCACGTCAAGACCACATTCTTACATGCCTGCTGCTCTAGAACTAAAGACAGTGATTGGATGGCCTCAAATCTGAGCCACTGTTTTCAGCTGCTCCTGCAGGACTTTGTAGCCCACCTGGAACGTCGTCTACTCTGCAACTTCTTCATCCCATCTCAAAACCTGCTCTCCAGCCTTAGTCAGACAAGGTGCAATAATCTGGCTCGTTGTATCAGTGAGGAATGTGACAAGGGCTTTCCTATTTTCAAGTGA
- the ddx43 gene encoding probable ATP-dependent RNA helicase DDX43, which yields MSDWEEYNEGCVAIQKPATKSPPTEWKLPCNDRQRENVFFGVRNGARFGGSREWRADRSGERSEYKSRRGEGRPLPRSTRQRSFGDEKSDSSPPVIVTVENASVGRVIGRGGAKIRELEESTGARIKINKGDYEGEVVIFGSSAAQQKAKKMIEDLVADGSSRFRNGLGRWSSYGGGYRGGVDGEVRNDSAWSAAELEAAKAAPARVSIDWNTIRENKDKYEALKWKDLPPMKKKFYTEAECVSMLTVEEVSEWRKENNNIFVDDLKEEGEKRPIPNPCRTFLEAFELYPEIMENIEQVGFVTPTPIQSQAWPVLLSGEDLIAIAQTGTGKTLAYLLPGFIHMDGQPVPRDERGGPGMLVLTPTRELALQIETECKKYSYKSYKSLCIYGGGDRRGQINLVKGGVDIVIATPGRLNDLQMNELINLRSITYLVLDEADRMLDMGFEPQIMKILLDIRPDRQTVMTSATWPTGVRRLSKSYLKNPMMVYVGTLDLAAVNTVQQTVLIVHEEEKKSYVFDFIRDMLPQDKVLIFVGKKLLADDLSSDLCLQGLAVQSLHGDREQCDREEALKDFKESRVRILVATDLASRGLDVHDITHVFNYDFPRNIEEYVHRVGRTGRAGRSGAAVTLVTRENWRMAAELIPILERAGQEVPEELVLMADRYEKHKREKEMCHPGGTRGGGGWGRRDGGGKGGRDRSQNWGF from the exons ATGTCTGACTGGGAAGAGTACAACGAGGGCTGCGTTGCTATCCAGAAGCCTGCTACGAAATCACCTCCGACTGAATGGAAATTGCCATGTAATGACCGTCAaagggaaaatgtatttttcggTGTAAGAAATGGAGCCAGGTTTGGAGGCTCAAGAGAGTGGAGAGCTGATCGTAGCGGCGAGAGATCCGAGTACAAAAGTCGCAGAGGCGAAGGCCGTCCGCTTCCCCGGAGCACTAGACAGCGAAGCTTTGGCGATGAAAAGTCGGACTCTTCCCCGCCTGTAATTGTCACCGTGGAAAATGCTTCAGTGGGGAGGGTAATAG GTCGCGGGGGAGCCAAAATCCGTGAACTTGAAGAAAGCACCGGTGCCAGAATCAAG atAAACAAGGGAGACTATGAAGGTGAGGTGGTTATCTTTGGTTCCTCTGCTGCCCAGCAGAAGGCCAAGAAGATGATTGAAGACCTGGTGGCAGATGGCAGCTCTCGATTTCGCAATG GTCTTGGTAGGTGGAGCAGCTATGGAGGAGGCTACAGAGGGGGAGTTGATGGAGAAGTAAGGAATGATTCTGCCTGGTCTGCTGCAGAATTAGAGGCTGCAAAAGCCGCCCCGGCCCGTGTATCTATAGACTGGAACACCATCCGGGAGAACAAGGATAAGTACGAGGCGCTCAAGTGGAAGG ACCTCCCACCCATGAAGAAGAAGTTTTATACTGAGGCAGAGTGTGTATCCATGCTCACAGTAGAAGAAGTCAGTGAATGGAG GAAGGAGAATAACAATATCTTTGTGGACGACctgaaggaggagggggagaagcGGCCAATTCCCAATCCCTGTCGCACCTTTCTGGAGGCCTTTGAGCTTTATCCAGAGATCATGGAAAATATTGAGCAAGTTGGTTTTGTCACACCAACCCCCATCCAG TCTCAGGCGTGGCCAGTGTTGCTGAGCGGGGAGGACCTGATTGCCATCGCTCAGACAGGAACAGGGAAAACCCTGGCCTACCTGCTGCCGGGGTTCATCCACATGGACGGACAGCCTGT ACCTAGAGATGAACGGGGTGGTCCAGGCATGTTGGTGCTGACTCCCACCAGAGAGCTGGCCCTGCAGATTGAAACTGAGTGCAAAAAGTACAGCTATAAGAGCTACAAAAG TCTCTGTATCTATGGTGGAGGTGATAGGAGAGGCCAGATCAACCTGGTGAAGGGCGGAGTGGACATAGTGATCGCTACACCAGGCCGGTTAAATGATCTGCAGATGAATGAGCTCATCAATCTACGTTCCATCACGTACTTg GTGCTGGATGAGGCTGACCGTATGCTAGATATGGGCTTTGAACCCCAGATTATGAAGATTCTCCTGGACATCCGCCCAGACCGACAGACTGTCATGACCAG TGCCACCTGGCCCACCGGTGTGAGACGATTGTCCAAATCCTACCTAAAGAATCCCATGATGGTTTATGTGGGCACCCTGGACTTGGCG GCAGTTAACACAGTGCAGCAAACAGTGCTGATCGTCcatgaagaggagaaaaagtcaTATGTGTTTGACTTCATCAGAGACATGCTCCCCCAGGATAAAGTCCTAATCTTTGTTGGCAAGAAGCTTCT GGCTGATGACCTGTCTAGTGACCTGTGTCTGCAGGGTCTGGCTGTGCAAAGTCTCCATGGTGACCGTGAGCAGTGTGACCGTGAAGAAGCCCTCAAGGACTTTAAAGAGA GTAGAGTTCGTATCCTGGTTGCCACAGACTTGGCATCTCGAGGGTTGGATGTCCATGACATAACGCATGTCTTTAACTATGACTTCCCACGTAATATAGAAGAGTATGTCCATCGTGTGGGCCGTACTGGCCGAGCAGG GCGTTCAGGTGCTGCTGTTACCCTGGTAACAAGAGAGAACTGGAGGATGGCCGCTGAGCTGATTCCCATCCTGGAGCGAGCAGGACAG GAGGTCCCTGAGGAGCTGGTGCTTATGGCAGACAGATACGAGAAGCACaagagggagaaggagatgTGCCATCCAGGGGGAacacgaggaggaggaggatgggggaGGAGAGATGGGGGAGGGAAAGGAGGCAGGGATCGAAGCCAAAACTGGGGATTCTAA